A genomic window from Lotus japonicus ecotype B-129 chromosome 1, LjGifu_v1.2 includes:
- the LOC130733013 gene encoding N-terminal acetyltransferase A complex auxiliary subunit NAA15-like codes for MSSSRENSPDWLCSFLKHKGGWLECAGLESLLLPIMCFSLLVSGDGVKVDEEMSKLLPSQKNKMRQKQRKAEARAKKGAEEKNEELSASEVSKSRKRHVKLVNPDPHGEKLLQVDAPLSEATKYLKLLQKNSPDSLETLLLFFELYTRKQKVLLTFQGQRIKATIRKSSIYCNNFHIWMVERMKKKKSIFEWNLAPSESCLCVD; via the exons ATGAGCAGCTCAAGGGAAAACTCGCCAGATTGGTTGTGTTCTTTTCTGAAACATAAG ggggGATGGCTAGAGTGTGCTGGTTTGGAAAGCTTACTGCTTCCTATCATGTGCTTCTCTTTGCTGGTGAGTGGTGATGGTGTCAAAGTAGATGAGGAGATGTCAAAGTTACTTCCTTctcagaaaaataaaatgagacAAAAACAAAGAAAGGCAGAAGCAAGAGCTAAGAAA gGGGCAGAGGAAAAGAATGAAGAGTTAAGTGCCAGTGAGGTATCCAAGTCTAGAAAACGGCATGTAAAACTTGTGAATCCTGATCCACATGGGGAGAAGTTATTGCAG GTTGATGCTCCACTGTCGGAAGCTACTAAATACTTGAAGTTGCTGCAGAAGAATTCACCTGATTCATTAGAGACACTCTTGCTCTTTTTTGAATTATATACAAGGAAGCAGAAAGTTTTGCTTACCTTTCAG GGCCAGCGGATTAAGGCAACAATCAGGAAATCATCAATCTACTGCAATAATTTTCATATATGGATGGTggaaagaatgaaaaaaaaaaaaagcatttttgAGTGGAATTTGGCACCAAGCGAAAGTTGTTTATGTGTTGATTGA
- the LOC130733014 gene encoding rRNA 2'-O-methyltransferase fibrillarin 2-like, protein MVPPPRGRGGGGGFRGRGDRGRGRGDGGGRGGGRGTPFKARGGGRGVGGGRGGRGGGRGGRGGGMKGGSRVVVEPHRHEGIFIAKGGKEDALVTKNLVPGEAVYNEKRVTVQKEDGTKEEYRVWNPFRSKLAAAILGGVDNIWIKPGAKVLYLGAASGTTVSHVSDIVGPTGVVYAVEFSHRSGRDLVNMAKKRTNVIPIIEDARHPAKYRMLVGMVDVVFSDVAQPDQARILGLNASYFLKTGGHFVISIKANCIDSTVPAETVFVNEVNKLKADQFKPAEQVTLEPFERDHACVVGGYRLSKKKKDAE, encoded by the exons ATGGTTCCTCCTCCTAGAG gtcgtggtggtggtggtggatttaGGGGAAGGGGTGATAGAGGAAGAGGGagaggtgatggaggaggaagaggaggaggtagAGGTACCCCTTTTAAGGCACGAGGTGGCGGTAGAGGAGTAGGAGGAGGCAGGGGTGGCCGAGGAGGAGGCCGTGGTGGCAGAGGAGGAGGAATGAAGGGAGGGAGCAGAGTTGTTGTTGAGCCTCACAGACATGAGGGTATTTTCATTGCTAAGGGTGGTAAAGAAGATGCTCTTGTTACTAAGAATCTGGTTCCTGGTGAAGCTGTTTACAATGAGAAAAGGGTTACTGTTCAG AAAGAGGATGGTACAAAAGAGGAATATAGAGTTTGGAATCCTTTCCGCTCCAAGTTGGCTGCTGCCATCCTTGGTGGGGTTGACAACATATGGATT AAACCTGGAGCCAAAGTCCTTTACCTAGGAGCTGCTTCTGGAACAACTGTTTCTCATGTGTCTGACATTGTTGGTCCA aCCGGAGTTGTCTATGCAGTAGAGTTTTCTCATAGAAGTGGGCGTGATTTGGTCAATATGGCAAAGAAGCGTACCAATGTTATACCTATTATTGAGGACGCTAGACATCCAGCTAAGTACAGGATGTTGGTTGGGATGGTAGATGTGGTATTTTCTGATGTTGCTCAACCTGATCAG GCAAGAATTCTAGGACTGAATGCTTCATATTTTCTCAAAACAGGAGGTCATTTTGTCATTTCAATCAAG GCAAACTGCATAGATTCCACTGTCCCTGCTGAGACAGTCTTTGTTAATGAAGTGAACAAGCTGAAGGCAGATCAGTTTAAGCCTGCTGAGCAAGTCACCCTTGAACCCTTTGAGCGTGACCATGCCTGTGTTGTTGGTGGATACAGATtgtcaaagaagaagaaagatgctGAATAG
- the LOC130733017 gene encoding 2-hydroxyisoflavanone dehydratase-like, with translation MQKSELLCPRIEMASTTTNITKELVAEIPPFLRIFNDGTVERPLQAPAVPPLLDDPQTELSTKDITISHHPTISARLFLPKKLNQDHHVAEKVPILVYFHGGAFILESAFSKSCHDHFKTFVPQTNVLVVCVEYRLAPEHPLPACYHDCWAALQWVSSHSTKSLSNPEPWLIDHGDLNRIFIGGDSAGGNIAHNIAMRAGIEVLPGDVKLSGAFIVHPFFNSSYPIGSEPIIEPEQNIDHKIWNLVYPSAPGGVDNPKLNPVGPGAPSLATLGCSRIIVCVAGKDRFKDRAIWYYEAVKKSGWQGKLELFEEEDEDHIYHWLKPESESAKKLFKRLASFLHEE, from the exons ATGCAAAAAAGCGAACTCTTATGTCCCAGAATTGAAATggcttccaccaccaccaacattaCTAAAGAGCTTGTTGCAGAGATACCTCCCTTTCTCAGAATCTTCAATGATGGCACAGTGGAGCGACCGCTACAAGCACCAGCAGTTCCACCCTTGCTTGATGATCCACAAACAGAGCTCTCAACGAAAGACATCACCATCTCTCACCACCCCACAATCTCAGCCCGCCTTTTCCTTCCAAAAAAACTAAACCAAGATCATCATGTAGCTGAGAAAGTACCAATCTTGGTCTACTTTCATGGTGGTGCTTTCATCTTGGAATCTGCTTTCTCTAAGTCATGTCATGATCATTTCAAAACCTTTGTTCCACAAACAAACGTTTTGGTCGTCTGTGTGGAGTACAGGCTTGCTCCTGAGCACCCTCTCCCTGCTTGTTACCATGACTGCTGGGCTGCACTCCAATGGGTATCCTCCCATTCCACCAAGAGCCTTAGCAATCCAGAGCCATGGTTGATTGACCATGGTGATTTAAACAGAATTTTCATCG GGGGTGATAGTGCTGGTGGTAACATTGCGCATAACATCGCCATGCGTGCAGGGATTGAGGTTTTACCAGGTGATGTTAAACTCTCAGGAGCATTTATAGTTCATCCCTTCTTCAACAGTTCATACCCAATTGGATCAGAACCCATTATAGAGCCTGAACAGAACATTGACCACAAGATTTGGAATCTGGTGTATCCATCTGCACCAGGTGGTGTTGATAATCCCAAGCTCAACCCTGTGGGTCCTGGTGCACCTAGTCTGGCTACACTTGGATGCTCTAGAATCATTGTGTGTGTTGCTGGCAAGGATAGATTTAAGGACAGAGCTATTTGGTATTATGAAGCTGTGAAGAAAAGTGGATGGCAAGGGAAACTGGAGTTGtttgaagaggaagatgaggatCATATTTATCATTGGTTAAAGCCAGAATCTGAGAGTGCCAAAAAGTTATTCAAGCGTTTGGCTTCTTTTCTCCATGAGGAGTAG
- the LOC130733012 gene encoding cytochrome P450 71D10-like, whose product MLREAAGNEDLVDVLLKFQQEQEQEQYALTDDNIKAVIQDMFSAGGETISGIVIWGMSEMVKNPKVMQEAQAEVRKVFGSKGNVDESELHQLIYLKCVIKETMRLHPSVPLLVPRECRERCEMNGYEIPPKSIVSVNAWAIGRDPKYWDEAETFKPERFLNSQIDFRGTNFEYLPFGAGRRMCPGISFALPNIEMQLANLLYHFDWKLPNGLKNEELDMNETFGLTLRKVNDLCLIPITRRP is encoded by the exons ATGCTCAGGGAAGCTGCAGGGAATGAAGATCTAGTTGATGTTCTTCTCAAATTTCAACAAGAACAGGAACAAGAACAATATGCCTTGACTGATGATAATATTAAAGCAGTCATTCAG gacATGTTCTCTGCTGGTGGAGAAACAATTTCAGGGATTGTGATATGGGGCATGTCAGAAATGGTAAAAAATCCAAAGGTGATGCAAGAAGCACAAGCTGAGGTAAGAAAGGTGTTTGGTAGCAAAGGGAATGTGGATGAATCCGAGTTGCACCAGCTGATATACTTGAAGTGTGTCATCAAAGAAACCATGAGGCTACATCCAAGTGTACCAttgttagttccaagagaatgTAGAGAGAGATGTGAAATGAATGGGTATGAGATACCACCTAAGAGCATCGTCAGTGTCAATGCTTGGGCAATTGGAAGAGATCCCAAGTATTGGGATGAAGCTGAGACTTTCAAACCTGAGAGGTTTCTCAATAGCCAAATTGATTTTAGAGGCACAAACTTTGAATATCTCCCATTTGGTGCTGGAAGGAGGATGTGTCCAGGCATTTCATTTGCCTTACCCAATATTGAGATGCAACTTGCTAATTTACTTTACCATTTTGATTGGAAGCTTCCCAATGGACTGAAGAATGAAGAGCTTGACATGAATGAGACATTTGGGTTAACTCTAAGAAAAGTAAATGACCTCTGCTTGATTCCCATTACTCGTCGACCTTAA
- the LOC130732785 gene encoding uncharacterized protein LOC130732785 — MRLLNTNGHQDNDDVKEFAEWILKLGNGESATNDDSEMLIDVPHDLLITDPSEPLLQLIQFVYPDMVSHLTDPTFYQERAILAPTLESVEKVNQYILSCIEGEEKEYLSCDSACKSDEDNDVEAAWLTPGVST, encoded by the coding sequence ATGAGGTTACTCAATACGAATGGACATCAAGATAATGATGACGTTAAAGAATTTGCTGAGTGGATTCTTAAATTGGGAAACGGTGAATCAGCAACCAATGATGACAGTGAAATGCTTATTGATGTTCCTCATGATCTTTTGATTACTGATCCATCTGAACCGTTGCTCCAACTTATACAGTTTGTTTATCCAGATATGGTTTCTCATCTTACAGATCCAACCTTTTATCAAGAAAGAGCTATATTAGCCCCCACATTAGAATCAGTTGAAAAAGTCAATCAATATATTTTATCTTGCATTGAAGGGGAAGAAAAAGAATATCTGAGTTGTGATTCTGCTTGCAAGTCTGATGAGGACAATGATGTTGAAGCTGCATGGTTAACCCCCGGAGTTTCTACATGA
- the LOC130733015 gene encoding ABC transporter C family member 3-like, protein MHSATGFFLEPIFLHGLSGFLHLLLIVAVFASWVWNKFTSYASSSAKVDGGGSKEKTNNTLFSVTLFCSLGVSAFNLALLLFNYFYWYSNGWSEEKLVTLLDLALKMVAWGVVCACFLKGFSRRFPFFLFRIWCGFFLFVSCYCFAVDVVVICEKDTALPPQHVVSDVVSAIVGLFFCCVAFVLKNEGGGGSNSVHEPLLKGDSQVGNGKESKGSDTVTPFSSAGIFSILTFAWSGPLIAAGYKKTLDLEDVPQLDCRDSVIGAFPGFKEKVESDFGGINTLTTLKLVKLLIISAWKEILFTAFLALLNTLASYVGPYLIDGFVQYLDGRRLYENQGFVLVSAFFFAKIVECLSQRHWFFRLQQVGLRIRALLVTMIYNKALTLSCQSKQGHSSGEIVNFMTVDAERVGVFSWYMHDLWMVVLQVSLALVILYKNLGVAAIAAFVATIIVMLANVPLGSLQEKFQKKLMESKDKRMKTTSEILRNVRILKLQGWEMKFLSKITELRNTEQNWLKKYLYTAAMTTFVFWGAPTFVSVATFVTCMLVGIPLESGKILSALATFRILQEPIYNLPDTISMIAQTKVSLDRIASFLRLDDLPTDVVENLPRGSSDTAIEVVDGNFSWDLSSPNPTLQNINLRASHGMRVAICGTVGSGKSTLLSCVLGEVPKISGTLKVCGTKAYVAQSPWIQSGKIEDNILFGRDMDRERYENVLKACSLKKDFEILSFGDQTVIGERGINLSGGQKQRIQIARALYQDADIYLFDDPFSAVDAHTGSHLFKECLLGVLSSKTVVYVTHQVEFLPAADLILVMKDGKITQCGKYDDLLNSGTDFMDLVSAHRKALSTLDSMDGGTVSNEISTMEEQDVNVSGTHGDTEKEENKGEKNGKADDKDEPKGQLVQEEEREKGKVGLSVYWKYITTAYGGALVPFILLAQILFQALQIGSNYWMAWATPISQDVEPPVEGTTLIAVYVALAIGSSFSILVRAMLLVTAGYKTATMLFNKMHFCIFRAPMSFFDSTPSGRIINRASTDQSAVDTDIPYQIGSFAFSMIQLLGIIAVMSQVAWQVFIVFIPVIAISIWYQQYYLPSARELSRLVGVCKAPIIQHFAETISGTSTIRSFDQQRRFQETNMKLTDGYSRPKFNIAGAMEWLCFRLDMLSSITFAFSLIFLISIPQGIIDPGIAGLAVTYGLNLNMIQAWVIWNLCNLENKIISVERILQYTSVPSEPPLVVENNQPDPSWPSYGEVDVQDLQVRYAPHLPLVLRGLTCTFRGGLKTGIVGRTGSGKSTLIQTLFRLVEPTAGRVMIDSIDISLIGLHELRSRLSIIPQDPTMFEGTVRNNLDPLEEYTDEQIWEALDKCQLGDEVRKKEGKLDSTVSENGENWSMGQRQLVCLGRVLLKKSKVLVLDEATASVDTATDNLIQQTLRQHFSESTVITIAHRITSVIDSDMVLLLSQGLIEEYDSPAKLLEDKSSSFAQLVAEYTMRASSSFEKSVEH, encoded by the exons ATGCACTCTGCCACTGGCTTTTTCCTTGAACCCATTTTCCTTCATGGTTTATCTGGGTTCCTTCATCTACTGCTTATAGTGGCGGTTTTTGCATCATGGGTATGGAACAAATTCACATCTTATGCTAGTTCCAGTGCTAAGGTTGATGGTGGCGGCTCTAAGGAGAAAACAAACAACACTCTGTTTTCTGTGACTCTGTTTTGTTCTCTTGGTGTCTCTGCTTTCAACCTAGCTCTGTTACTGTTCAACTACTTCTACTGGTACAGCAATGGCTGGTCAGAAGAAAAGCTCGTGACCCTTTTGGATTTAGCGCTTAAAATGGTTGCTTGGGGTGTTGTTTGTGCTTGTTTCCTCAAAGGGTTCTCTAGAAGGTTTCCATTTTTCCTCTTCAGAATCTGGTGCGGTTTCTTCCTCTTTGTTTCATGTTACTGTTTTGCTGTGGATGTTGTTGTTATCTGTGAGAAAGACACTGCATTGCCACCTCAGCATGTGGTTTCTGATGTGGTGTCTGCTATTGTGGGCTTGTTCTTCTGTTGTGTGGCTTTTGTTTTGAAGaatgagggtggtggtggtagtaacAGTGTCCATGAACCTCTATTGAAAGGGGATTCACAAGTTGGTAATGGTAAAGAGAGCAAAGGGAGTGACACTGTTACCCCTTTTTCCAGTGCTGGAATTTTCAGCATTCTTACATTTGCTTGGTCTGGTCCTCTTATAGCTGCTGGTTATAAGAAAACCTTGGACCTTGAAGATGTGCCTCAACTTGATTGCAGAGACAGTGTTATTGGAGCATTTCCAGGTTTTAAGGAAAAGGTTGAGAGTGATTTTGGTGGAATTAACACCTTGACCACACTTAAGCTTGTTAAGTTATTGATAATCTCGGCGTGGAAAGAGATTCTCTTCACTGCTTTTCTTGCATTGTTGAACACTTTGGCTTCTTATGTTGGTCCTTATCTCATTGATGGTTTTGTTCAGTACCTGGATGGACGGAGGCTATATGAAAACCAGGGCTTTGTTCTGGTTTCTGCATTTTTCTTTGCGAAAATTGTTGAGTGTTTGTCACAAAGGCATTGGTTCTTTAGGTTGCAGCAAGTTGGACTTCGAATCCGAGCATTGCTTGTGACAATGATTTATAACAAAGCCTTGACCCTTTCGTGTCAATCGAAGCAGGGCCACTCTTCTGGGGAGATAGTCAATTTCATGACTGTGGATGCTGAAAGAGTTGGTGTGTTCAGTTGGTATATGCATGATTTGTGGATGGTGGTACTGCAGGTTTCATTAGCCCTTGTGATTTTGTATAAGAACCTTGGTGTTGCTGCAATCGCTGCTTTTGTTGCAACCATCATTGTTATGTTAGCCAATGTTCCCTTGGGATCATTGCAAGAGAAGTTTCAAAAGAAGTTGATGGAGTCAAAAGATAAGAGAATGAAGACCACTTCTGAGATTTTAAGGAACGTGAGAATCCTCAAACTGCAAGGGTGGGAAATGAAGTTTCTATCTAAGATAACTGAGCTCAGGAACACTGAACAAAACTGGTTGAAAAAATATCTGTACACAGCAGCCATGACTACATTTGTGTTTTGGGGTGCCCCCACATTTGTTTCCGTGGCTACTTTTGTTACTTGTATGCTTGTAGGGATCCCTCTCGAATCAGGGAAGATCTTATCTGCACTTGCAACATTCCGGATTCTTCAAGAGCCTATTTATAATCTTCCAGACACAATTTCAATGATAGCACAAACCAAAGTTTCTCTTGACAGGATTGCATCGTTCCTTCGCCTAGATGACTTGCCGACCGATGTTGTAGAAAATCTTCCTCGGGGTAGTTCTGATACAGCAATTGAAGTTGTGGATGGGAATTTTTCTTGGGATTTATCTTCCCCTAATCCAACCTTGCAAAATATAAATCTCAGAGCTTCTCATGGCATGAGGGTTGCTATTTGTGGTACTGTTGGATCAGGCAAGTCTACTTTACTTTCTTGTGTGTTGGGAGAAGTACCAAAGATATCAGGTACCCTTAAGGTTTGTGGAACCAAGGCCTATGTTGCTCAATCACCATGGATACAAAGCGGGAAGATAGAGGATAATATATTGTTTGGTAGAGACATGGACAGGGAAAGGTATGAAAACGTGCTCAAAGCATGTTCCCTGAAGAAGGATTTTGAGATTTTGTCATTTGGTGATCAGACAGTTATAGGAGAGCGTGGAATAAATTTGAGTGGTGGACAGAAACAAAGGATACAAATTGCTCGTGCTCTTTACCAAGATGCTGATATATATCTATTTGATGATCCTTTTAGTGCTGTGGATGCTCATACAGGATCTCACCTTTTTAAG GAATGCTTGCTGGGGGTATTAAGTTCAAAAACAGTGGTTTATGTTACTCATCAAGTGGAGTTCTTACCTGCTGCTGACCTTATATTG GTCATGAAAGATGGGAAAATTACTCAATGTGGAAAGTATGATGATCTGCTTAACAGTGGGACTGATTTTATGGACCTTGTTAGTGCACACAGAAAGGCTTTGTCCACACTTGATTCAATGGATGGAGGGACAGTATCTAATGAAATAAGTACCATGGAAGAACAAGATGTAAATGTTTCTGGCACTCATGGTGATACAGAAAAAGAGGAAAACAAAGGTGAGAAAAATGGTAAAGCAGATGACAAAGATGAACCAAAAGGGCAACTtgttcaagaagaagaaagagagaaaggtaAAGTTGGGCTTTCAGTCTATTGGAAGTATATCACAACTGCATATGGAGGAGCTCTTGTACCATTCATATTATTGGCTCAGATTCTTTTTCAAGCTCTTCAAATTGGAAGCAACTATTGGATGGCTTGGGCTACTCCCATCTCACAAGATGTGGAGCCACCTGTGGAAGGAACAACTCTTATAGCAGTTTATGTTGCTTTGGCCATCGGAAGTTCTTTCAGCATCCTTGTCAGAGCAATGTTACTTGTCACAGCTGGTTATAAGACAGCCACTATGCTCTTCAATAAAATGCACTTCTGCATTTTCCGTGCCCCGATGTCATTTTTTGATTCCACTCCAAGTGGGAGGATCATTAACAGA GCTTCTACAGACCAAAGCGCAGTGGATACAGATATTCCTTATCAAATTGGGTCATTTGCCTTCTCCATGATCCAGCTGTTGGGAATTATAGCAGTGATGTCTCAGGTTGCATGGCAAGTTTTCATTGTCTTTATCCCTGTCATAGCAATCAGCATTTGGTATCAG CAATATTATTTACCATCAGCCCGGGAACTGTCACGTTTGGTTGGTGTATGCAAAGCCCCAATCATTCAGCACTTTGCTGAAACAATTTCGGGTACTTCAACCATTAGAAGCTTTGATCAGCAGAGAAGATTTCAGGAAACAAATATGAAACTGACTGATGGGTATTCTCGGCCAAAGTTCAATATTGCTGGTGCCATGGAATGGTTATGCTTCCGCTTAGATATGCTGTCTTCTATCACATTTGCCTTTTCCTTGATATTCTTGATATCTATTCCACAGGGTATTATAGATCCAG GCATTGCTGGTTTAGCTGTTACCTATGGTCTTAATTTAAACATGATACAAGCTTGGGTGATATGGAATCTTTGCAACTTGGAGAACAAAATTATATCAGTAGAAAGAATACTTCAGTATACTTCCGTTCCTAGTGAGCCTCCCCTTGTTGTAGAAAACAATCAGCCAGATCCTTCTTGGCCCTCATATGGCGAGGTTGATGTACAGGACTTACAG GTTCGTTATGCTCCACATCTTCCCCTTGTGTTGCGTGGTCTTACATGCACATTTCGCGGAGGACTGAAAACTGGCATTGTTGGGAGAACGGGCAGCGGTAAATCAACCCTCATACAAACACTTTTCCGACTCGTTGAGCCTACTGCCGGGCGAGTTATGATTGACAGCATCGACATCTCTCTAATTGGACTGCATGAGTTGAGGTCTAGACTAAGCATTATACCACAGGATCCAACCATGTTTGAAGGAACAGTGAGAAATAATCTGGACCCCCTGGAAGAGTACACTGATGAACAAATATGGGAG GCCTTGGATAAGTGTCAACTTGGAGATGAAGTTAGAAAGAAAGAAGGAAAGCTAGACTCTACAG TTAGTGAGAACGGTGAGAATTGGAGCATGGGTCAGAGGCAGTTGGTGTGCCTTGGTAGGGTGCTGCTAAAGAAAAGCAAGGTTTTGGTGCTTGATGAAGCTACTGCATCAGTTGATACAGCTACAGATAATTTGATTCAGCAAACTCTTAGGCAGCATTTCTCTGAGTCTACAGTCATTACCATTGCACATCGAATAACTTCAGTCATTGACAGTGATATGGTTCTGCTTCTTAGTCAAG GACTTATTGAGGAGTATGACTCCCCAGCAAAATTGCTAGAGGACAAGTCATCATCTTTTGCTCAACTTGTTGCAGAGTATACCATGAGGGCCAGCTCCAGTTTTGAGAAATCTGTAGAACATTGA